Proteins encoded in a region of the Streptomyces sp. NBC_00258 genome:
- the rho gene encoding transcription termination factor Rho: MTTTLERPPTPVTQEQATGVLDITSNGQGHLRAQSLLPGPSDLQVSSALIRRHGLRKGDLVEGVRGKQRALTEVQRVNGRPAAELRGRPHFHDLTPLHPRERLRLEHPAGGATTRLIDLVSPIGKGQRGLIVAPPKTGKTVLLQQLAAAVAGNHPEAHLMVVLLDERPEEVTDMRRSVRGEVLASTFDQAPKQHIALAELAVERAKRLVEAGQDVVILLDSLTRLCRAHNNAAATSGRTLSGGVDAAALHGPKRFFGAARLTEEAGSLTIIATALVETGSRADDYYFEELKSTGNMELRLDRGLASRRIFPAVDITPSGTRREELLVPAAELGTVRGLRRALLSRGDAQAGLETLLDKLRRTPDNATFLKQVQPTVPADQ; encoded by the coding sequence ATGACCACCACACTCGAACGCCCGCCCACTCCCGTCACACAGGAGCAGGCCACCGGCGTACTCGACATCACCTCGAACGGGCAGGGCCACCTGCGCGCCCAGAGCCTGCTTCCCGGGCCCTCCGACCTTCAGGTCTCCTCCGCGCTGATCCGCCGACACGGACTGCGCAAGGGCGACCTCGTCGAAGGCGTACGCGGCAAGCAGCGAGCCCTCACCGAGGTCCAGCGGGTCAACGGCCGACCAGCAGCCGAACTGCGTGGCCGCCCGCACTTCCATGACCTGACCCCGCTGCACCCGCGTGAGCGGCTGCGGCTCGAACACCCGGCGGGCGGTGCGACCACCCGCCTCATCGACCTGGTCTCGCCGATCGGCAAGGGCCAGCGCGGCCTGATCGTCGCCCCGCCCAAGACCGGCAAGACCGTGCTGCTCCAGCAGCTGGCCGCCGCCGTCGCCGGCAACCACCCCGAGGCCCATCTGATGGTGGTACTCCTCGACGAGCGGCCCGAGGAGGTCACCGACATGCGCCGTTCCGTACGGGGCGAGGTGCTCGCCTCCACCTTCGACCAGGCCCCGAAGCAGCACATCGCGCTCGCCGAGCTGGCCGTGGAGCGCGCCAAGCGGCTGGTCGAGGCCGGCCAGGACGTCGTGATCCTCCTCGACTCGCTCACCCGGCTGTGCCGGGCGCACAACAACGCTGCCGCCACCAGTGGCCGCACCCTCAGCGGCGGTGTCGACGCGGCCGCGCTGCACGGGCCCAAGCGGTTCTTCGGGGCCGCGCGTCTCACCGAGGAGGCCGGTTCGCTCACCATCATCGCCACCGCCCTCGTGGAGACCGGCTCCCGCGCCGACGACTACTACTTCGAGGAGCTCAAGAGCACCGGCAACATGGAACTCCGGCTGGACCGCGGCCTCGCGTCCCGACGGATCTTCCCCGCCGTCGACATCACCCCGTCCGGCACCCGCCGCGAGGAACTCCTCGTCCCGGCCGCCGAGTTGGGGACCGTACGGGGCCTGCGACGAGCCCTGCTCTCCCGTGGGGACGCACAGGCCGGACTGGAGACGCTCCTGGACAAGCTGCGCCGGACCCCGGACAACGCGACGTTCCTGAAGCAGGTCCAGCCGACCGTGCCCGCCGACCAGTAG
- a CDS encoding flavin-dependent monooxygenase yields MADAGIVERVSELRPLIRRNALRAERERRVPDEVAAALTGTGIHRMNVPRRYGGYQTPLRTQVDAFAEIAVECGSTAWMTLSQAGVSYIAALYPDEAQDDFFTGPSGPDARIGGTLVPGATAVPYDGGYRVDGASAFATGCHHADWHLLTAAVTPAGGSPPEGPPEMVWAAVPMSELEILDDWHVTGLAGTGSNTVVARNIPVPAHRVLPVGPMLAGQIPSKANADDPFYRMPVLLLFCAWAAPVALGLARAAMTEFGERIHRRGITYTFHERQNEATVTHLQAAEAEMKISGAELVADRLTAEIETKARDGSEYTLAERARIRAESGYLTRLCKEAVDLLASAAGASSLQQEVPMQRIARDINALSLHSFVNPATNLEIYGRVLSGVDPGTPFL; encoded by the coding sequence ATGGCCGATGCCGGGATCGTCGAACGCGTAAGTGAACTGCGGCCGTTGATCCGGCGGAACGCGCTGCGGGCCGAGCGGGAACGGCGCGTGCCCGACGAGGTCGCCGCCGCGCTGACCGGCACCGGCATCCACCGGATGAACGTCCCGCGACGCTACGGCGGTTACCAGACTCCGCTGCGCACACAGGTCGACGCCTTCGCGGAGATCGCCGTCGAGTGCGGCTCCACGGCGTGGATGACACTGAGTCAGGCGGGGGTCTCGTACATCGCTGCGCTCTACCCCGACGAGGCGCAGGACGACTTCTTCACGGGTCCGAGCGGCCCCGACGCGAGGATCGGCGGCACGCTCGTCCCCGGCGCCACGGCGGTGCCGTACGACGGGGGCTATCGGGTGGACGGCGCCTCGGCCTTCGCGACCGGCTGTCACCACGCGGACTGGCATCTGCTCACGGCCGCGGTCACGCCCGCCGGCGGTTCGCCGCCGGAAGGGCCGCCCGAGATGGTGTGGGCCGCGGTGCCGATGTCCGAGCTGGAGATCCTGGACGACTGGCATGTCACGGGTCTCGCCGGTACTGGCAGCAACACCGTGGTGGCCCGGAACATTCCCGTCCCTGCTCATCGCGTGCTTCCGGTCGGCCCGATGCTGGCCGGGCAGATTCCGTCCAAGGCCAACGCGGACGACCCCTTCTACCGCATGCCCGTGCTTCTGCTGTTCTGCGCCTGGGCCGCGCCGGTGGCACTGGGCCTGGCCCGGGCGGCGATGACGGAGTTCGGCGAGCGCATCCACCGGCGTGGCATCACGTACACCTTCCACGAGCGGCAGAACGAGGCCACCGTCACCCATCTCCAGGCGGCCGAGGCGGAGATGAAGATCTCCGGTGCCGAGCTGGTGGCCGACCGGCTGACCGCCGAGATCGAGACCAAGGCGCGTGACGGTTCCGAGTACACCTTGGCGGAGCGGGCCAGGATCCGTGCCGAGAGCGGCTATCTGACCCGCCTCTGCAAGGAGGCCGTCGACCTGCTCGCCTCCGCCGCCGGTGCCTCCTCGCTCCAGCAGGAGGTGCCCATGCAGCGCATCGCCCGCGACATCAACGCCCTGTCCCTGCACTCCTTCGTCAACCCGGCCACCAACCTGGAGATCTACGGCCGTGTCCTGTCGGGAGTCGACCCGGGAACGCCCTTCTTGTGA
- a CDS encoding cytochrome P450 family protein: MSTPVTPPHRMDPAGGCPHADNARLLAHGAVASVVLPGGVEGMAVLGHEALKEFLAHPEVAKDAGHFTALREGRIAKGWPLTTFATVRGMTTADGDDHRRLRSLVSKAFTARRVEQLRPRIEELTDGLLDDLHRAAEQGGGVADLREHFALPLPMGVIGELLGVDAEYRDRLHHLSNQVVATDIRPEKALAANKELVAVLGAVVADRTERPGDDLTSALITARDEGGDRLTHEELIGTLVLMIIAGHETTLNLITNAVRALCGHRDQLERVTKGEASWPDVVEETLRWDAPVSYFPFRYPVRDLTVDGTVIPQGTPVLSGYSAAGRDRAAHGPDADRFDVTRPARPGTTRHLSLGHGAHYCLGAPLARLESTIALDRLFARFPGLDLALPEADLARHSSFVGNSVRALPVRVSPRV; this comes from the coding sequence ATGAGCACCCCCGTCACGCCACCGCACCGGATGGACCCCGCAGGCGGCTGCCCGCACGCCGACAACGCGCGCCTCCTCGCACACGGCGCCGTCGCGTCGGTCGTCCTGCCCGGCGGTGTGGAGGGCATGGCGGTTCTCGGGCACGAGGCGCTCAAGGAGTTCCTCGCCCACCCCGAAGTCGCCAAGGACGCAGGCCACTTCACCGCGCTGCGGGAGGGACGGATAGCCAAGGGATGGCCCTTGACGACCTTCGCGACCGTGCGAGGGATGACGACCGCGGACGGCGACGACCACCGGCGGCTGCGCTCGTTGGTGAGCAAGGCGTTCACCGCCCGGCGGGTCGAACAACTGCGGCCCCGCATCGAGGAGTTGACGGACGGACTGCTCGACGACCTGCACCGTGCGGCTGAACAGGGCGGGGGAGTGGCCGACCTGCGCGAGCACTTCGCGCTGCCGCTGCCGATGGGTGTCATCGGGGAACTGCTCGGGGTCGACGCCGAGTACCGCGACCGGCTGCACCACCTCTCCAACCAGGTCGTCGCCACCGACATCCGGCCCGAGAAGGCCCTCGCGGCGAACAAGGAGCTGGTTGCCGTCCTGGGCGCGGTGGTCGCGGACCGTACCGAGCGGCCCGGCGACGACCTCACCAGCGCGCTGATCACCGCCCGTGACGAGGGCGGCGACCGGCTCACCCACGAGGAACTCATCGGCACCCTGGTCCTGATGATCATCGCCGGGCACGAGACCACGCTGAACCTCATCACCAACGCCGTACGCGCCCTGTGCGGCCACCGTGACCAGCTGGAGCGGGTCACGAAGGGTGAGGCGAGCTGGCCGGACGTGGTCGAGGAGACCCTGCGCTGGGACGCGCCCGTCAGCTACTTCCCCTTCCGCTATCCCGTGCGGGACCTGACGGTCGACGGAACCGTGATTCCGCAGGGCACGCCCGTCCTCTCCGGCTACTCGGCGGCGGGGCGCGACCGGGCCGCGCACGGGCCCGACGCCGACCGCTTCGACGTCACCAGGCCCGCCAGGCCCGGCACCACCCGGCATCTGTCCCTCGGCCACGGTGCCCACTACTGCCTCGGCGCCCCGCTGGCCCGTCTGGAGTCCACCATCGCCCTGGATCGGCTGTTCGCGCGCTTCCCCGGCCTCGACCTGGCCCTGCCCGAGGCGGACCTCGCCCGCCACTCCAGCTTCGTGGGCAACAGCGTCCGGGCGCTTCCCGTACGGGTGTCACCGAGGGTGTGA
- a CDS encoding YciI family protein, translated as MKYVMFICTPVGGEELSPEEIADDPRFTSYIDEVRTSGVVKGGARLRPATDATTVRVQGDEVLLSDGPFVESKEYVAGFDIIEVADLDEAIALASRHPAALGGGSVEVRPVWE; from the coding sequence ATGAAGTACGTGATGTTCATCTGCACCCCCGTCGGCGGCGAGGAGCTCAGCCCCGAGGAGATCGCCGACGACCCCCGTTTCACCTCGTACATCGACGAGGTGCGCACCAGCGGCGTGGTGAAGGGCGGCGCGCGGCTGCGGCCGGCCACCGACGCCACCACCGTGCGCGTCCAGGGCGACGAAGTCCTGCTCAGCGACGGGCCGTTCGTGGAGTCCAAGGAGTATGTTGCCGGCTTCGACATCATCGAGGTCGCCGACCTCGACGAGGCCATCGCGCTGGCGTCCAGGCATCCCGCCGCGCTCGGCGGCGGTTCGGTGGAGGTGCGGCCGGTCTGGGAGTGA
- a CDS encoding RNA polymerase sigma factor: MNGNERADGVEEAVAAAFREEWGQVVATLIRVTGDWDLAEECAQDAFAQALDRWRRDGVPRRPGAWLTTTARNRAMDVLRREAVGAAKLREVAVLARDGEAFDPHDPDFDNDSGVTDDRLRLLFTCCHPALPIEARVALTLRTLAGLTTPEIARAFLVPEATMAQRLVRAKRKIRNAGIPYRVPPAHLLPERTTGVLGVVYLLFNEGYAATSGADLLRTNLCAEAVRLARVLARLMPDEPEVLGLLALLLLHDARRNTRVDAAGDLVTLDDQDRTAWDRAEAEEGAALLETALRRGRPGPYQIQAAIAACHVTAATAEDTDWADIAALYGELARHVPSAVVLLNRAVAVGMSESPEAGLALVAELEEAGDLAGYHLLPATRADLLRRTGRMAEAAEAYEKALELVENDAERRFLEKRLAECRSA, encoded by the coding sequence GTGAACGGGAACGAGCGGGCGGACGGCGTCGAGGAGGCCGTCGCCGCCGCCTTCCGGGAGGAATGGGGCCAGGTCGTCGCCACCCTGATCAGGGTGACCGGCGACTGGGACCTCGCCGAGGAGTGCGCGCAGGACGCCTTCGCCCAGGCCCTCGACCGGTGGCGGCGCGACGGAGTACCGCGCCGCCCCGGCGCCTGGCTGACCACGACCGCGCGCAACCGTGCCATGGACGTGCTGCGCCGCGAGGCGGTGGGTGCGGCGAAACTGCGGGAGGTGGCGGTGCTGGCGCGGGACGGGGAAGCGTTCGACCCGCACGACCCGGACTTCGACAACGACAGCGGGGTGACGGACGACCGGCTGCGGCTGCTTTTCACCTGCTGCCATCCCGCGCTGCCCATCGAGGCCCGGGTCGCCCTGACCCTGCGCACCCTCGCGGGGCTCACCACGCCCGAGATCGCCCGCGCCTTCCTCGTCCCCGAGGCGACGATGGCGCAACGCCTCGTGCGCGCCAAACGGAAGATCCGCAACGCCGGGATCCCGTACCGCGTACCGCCCGCGCATCTGCTGCCCGAGCGGACGACAGGAGTGCTGGGCGTGGTGTACCTGCTGTTCAACGAGGGGTACGCGGCCACGTCCGGCGCCGATCTCCTGCGGACGAACCTCTGCGCGGAGGCCGTCCGGCTCGCCAGGGTGCTGGCCCGGCTCATGCCCGACGAGCCCGAGGTCCTCGGCCTGCTCGCGCTCCTCCTGCTGCACGACGCCCGGCGGAACACGCGCGTGGACGCGGCAGGTGACCTGGTCACCCTGGACGACCAGGACCGTACGGCCTGGGACCGGGCGGAGGCCGAGGAGGGCGCCGCCCTGCTGGAGACGGCGCTGCGCCGCGGGCGGCCGGGGCCGTACCAGATCCAGGCCGCCATCGCGGCCTGCCATGTCACCGCCGCCACCGCCGAGGACACGGACTGGGCCGACATCGCCGCGCTGTACGGGGAGTTGGCGCGCCACGTGCCGTCCGCCGTCGTCCTGCTGAACCGCGCGGTGGCCGTCGGCATGTCCGAGAGCCCCGAGGCCGGTCTGGCCCTGGTGGCGGAGCTGGAGGAGGCGGGCGATCTGGCGGGGTACCACCTGCTGCCCGCCACCCGAGCGGACCTGCTGCGGCGCACGGGACGCATGGCGGAAGCGGCCGAGGCGTACGAGAAGGCACTGGAGCTGGTGGAGAACGACGCCGAGCGACGGTTTCTGGAGAAGCGGCTCGCGGAGTGTCGATCGGCGTAG
- a CDS encoding alpha-amylase family glycosyl hydrolase encodes MNSFRPAPAWLADAVFYQIYPQSFADSNGDGIGDFDGIAERLDHLAWLGVNTVWLNPCFVSPFGDAGYDVADYLNVAPRYGSNDDLAKLVDRARRRGIRVLLDLVAGHTSAEHPWFRASADDPDDHRYIWAPEGRPDGFVASPGSRPGAYLPNFFDFQPALNFGYVRESSAEPWRQPVDAEGPRANREALRTVMDHWLSLGLSGFRVDMAASLVKDDPDKAGTSRIWTELRHWLDRTHPDAVLLSEWGEPEVSVPAGFHTDFFLHFGGPTDGLALRSLWSNGTGTVNDTWDPLDCFFDPSGKGTPRPFVEAWQRASSALGDSGFISLPTANHDFSRLNCGPRTAEQLPAAFAFQLTWPTLPAIYYGDEIGMRYIPDLPDTEGSVLGPRYNRAGSRTPMQWDDGPNAGFSTSGHPYLPVDPAPDRPTVAAQRADDTSLLHLVRRLITLRTTTPELGAGGSVEILHAGYPFVYVRGGRYLVVVNPQQGQASYRLDGIRPGRALEASGVATDGDTVTARGFGFGIFDVSG; translated from the coding sequence ATGAACTCCTTCCGTCCCGCACCCGCCTGGCTGGCCGACGCCGTGTTCTACCAGATCTATCCGCAGTCGTTCGCGGACTCGAACGGCGACGGGATCGGTGACTTCGACGGCATCGCCGAGCGTCTCGACCATCTGGCGTGGCTGGGGGTGAACACGGTCTGGCTGAACCCGTGCTTCGTCTCGCCGTTCGGGGACGCCGGGTACGACGTCGCCGACTATCTGAACGTGGCTCCGCGCTATGGGTCCAACGACGACCTGGCGAAGCTCGTCGACCGGGCGCGCCGCCGCGGCATCCGCGTGCTCCTCGACCTGGTCGCCGGGCACACCTCCGCCGAGCATCCGTGGTTCAGGGCCTCGGCGGACGATCCGGACGACCACCGCTACATCTGGGCTCCGGAGGGGCGGCCGGACGGCTTCGTGGCCTCGCCGGGCAGCCGGCCCGGCGCGTATCTGCCGAACTTCTTCGACTTCCAACCCGCTCTCAACTTCGGTTACGTGCGCGAGAGTTCGGCCGAGCCGTGGCGGCAGCCGGTGGACGCGGAGGGTCCGCGCGCCAACCGTGAGGCCCTGCGTACGGTCATGGACCACTGGCTGAGCCTCGGCCTCTCGGGCTTCCGCGTCGACATGGCCGCCTCGCTCGTCAAGGACGACCCGGACAAGGCCGGGACGAGCAGGATCTGGACGGAGTTGCGCCACTGGCTGGACCGTACACACCCGGACGCGGTACTGCTCTCGGAGTGGGGCGAGCCCGAGGTGTCGGTCCCGGCGGGGTTCCACACGGACTTCTTCCTCCACTTCGGCGGCCCCACCGACGGCCTGGCCCTGCGCTCGCTGTGGAGCAACGGCACCGGCACCGTCAATGACACCTGGGACCCGCTCGACTGCTTCTTCGACCCGAGTGGCAAGGGCACCCCCCGTCCCTTCGTCGAGGCCTGGCAGCGGGCTTCGTCCGCCCTGGGCGACAGCGGGTTCATCTCCCTGCCCACCGCCAACCACGACTTCTCCCGCCTCAACTGCGGCCCCCGCACAGCCGAACAGCTGCCCGCCGCCTTCGCCTTCCAGCTCACCTGGCCCACGCTCCCCGCCATCTACTACGGCGACGAGATCGGTATGCGCTACATCCCGGACCTCCCCGACACCGAGGGCAGCGTGCTCGGCCCGCGCTACAACCGGGCGGGTTCCCGCACCCCCATGCAGTGGGACGACGGACCCAACGCGGGCTTCTCGACGTCCGGCCACCCCTACCTCCCGGTCGACCCCGCCCCCGACCGCCCCACCGTCGCCGCCCAGCGCGCCGACGACACGTCCCTCCTCCATCTCGTACGCCGTCTCATCACCCTCCGCACGACAACCCCGGAACTCGGGGCGGGCGGCTCGGTGGAGATCCTTCACGCCGGATACCCGTTCGTGTACGTCCGCGGCGGACGGTATCTCGTGGTCGTCAACCCCCAGCAGGGGCAGGCGAGTTACCGCCTCGACGGCATCCGGCCCGGCCGAGCCCTGGAGGCATCCGGTGTCGCGACCGACGGTGACACCGTCACGGCTCGGGGCTTCGGGTTCGGGATCTTCGACGTGAGCGGGTAG
- a CDS encoding class I SAM-dependent methyltransferase, whose translation MFTPQGPTFRELAVQALSSVEHGYDLLAPKFDHTPFRTPESVLRSVARALRRIGPFESGLDLCCGTGAGMDVLRTVCREQVTGVDISTGMLAVARERAARPGGPPTVWVRGDARALPFGPAFDLVVSFGAFGHFLPRELPGLFAQVHSVLRPGGRFAFPIGAPARPGSRGYWALLGFDAAMRVRNAVWRPPFVMYYREFRLDDVRRELARAGFSVELYALPEFGRRSDGSPRCRMVVATKRGSEE comes from the coding sequence ATGTTCACCCCGCAAGGTCCCACGTTCCGCGAACTCGCCGTACAGGCACTGTCGTCCGTCGAGCACGGCTACGACCTGCTCGCACCGAAGTTCGACCACACCCCCTTCCGTACGCCGGAATCGGTACTGCGGTCCGTCGCACGGGCGCTCAGGAGGATCGGTCCGTTCGAGAGCGGACTCGACCTGTGCTGCGGCACCGGCGCGGGCATGGACGTGTTGCGGACGGTGTGCCGGGAGCAGGTCACCGGCGTCGACATCAGCACCGGCATGCTCGCCGTGGCCCGGGAGCGGGCGGCGCGTCCCGGCGGGCCGCCGACCGTCTGGGTACGCGGTGACGCCCGGGCCCTGCCGTTCGGGCCGGCCTTCGATCTGGTGGTGAGCTTCGGGGCGTTCGGGCACTTCCTGCCCAGGGAGCTGCCGGGGCTGTTCGCGCAGGTCCACTCGGTGCTCAGGCCCGGCGGTCGATTCGCCTTCCCGATCGGTGCCCCCGCCCGCCCCGGCTCGCGCGGCTACTGGGCCCTGCTCGGCTTCGACGCGGCGATGCGCGTACGGAACGCCGTGTGGCGGCCCCCGTTCGTCATGTACTACCGGGAGTTCCGCCTCGACGACGTACGACGGGAACTCGCCCGCGCCGGTTTCTCGGTGGAGCTGTACGCCCTCCCCGAGTTCGGGCGCAGGAGTGACGGCAGCCCCCGCTGCCGGATGGTGGTGGCGACCAAGCGCGGGAGCGAGGAGTAG
- a CDS encoding amino acid permease: MFNVTGLLKRLVIGRARRSEELQGTLLPKRLALPIFASDPLSSVAYATQEILLVLTLGGLAYLHFTPWIAVAVVSLMTVVVLSYRQVVYAYPSGGGSYEVVSTNLGPSAGLVVAASLLVDYVMTVAVSVASGVDNIISAIPQLAEYRVPLALGFVAVLTAMNLRGTRESGNAFAAPTYLFIGGVLIMVATGLVRYLLGDAPVAESAKYGVTPEPGDADLAGLALLMLVLRAFSSGCTALTGVEAISNGVPAFRRPKSQNAAATMVAMGAIAIVMFVGVTTLAIVSKVRITDDACRLTGLDGSCESHTQRTVIAQIAAAVFGGENSVGFYFIQAATALVLVLAANTAFNGFPLLSSILAQHRYLPRQLHNRGDRLAFSNGIVALALVAGLLLWGFRANVTNLIHLYILGVFTSFTLSQTGMVRHWNRELRTTTDPALRRRRHSARLINALGAVVTGLVLVIVLATKFLQGAWLAVLAAIVLWVMMRGIRRHYDATSAELAVTDPREELVPPSRVLGIVLVSTLHKPTLRTLSYARALRPDRLEALTVSVDRDEALALRERWEEYGIDVPLKVIDSPYREVTRPVVEYVRSLRRESPRDVVAVFIPEYVVGHWWENLLHNQSALWLKSRLLFTPGVMVTSVPWQLSSSAHADRPTARAPGSVRRGEPAGTRTREDSDLNRR, translated from the coding sequence GTGTTCAACGTGACCGGTCTGCTGAAACGCCTGGTGATCGGCCGGGCCAGGCGCAGCGAAGAGCTCCAGGGGACGCTGCTGCCCAAACGGCTCGCCCTGCCGATCTTCGCCTCCGACCCGCTGTCGTCGGTGGCGTACGCGACGCAGGAGATCCTGCTCGTGCTCACCCTCGGCGGGCTGGCGTATCTGCACTTCACGCCGTGGATCGCGGTGGCGGTCGTGTCGCTGATGACGGTGGTGGTGCTCTCGTACCGCCAGGTGGTGTACGCCTACCCGAGCGGCGGCGGCTCGTACGAGGTGGTCTCCACGAATCTCGGCCCGTCGGCCGGTCTGGTGGTGGCCGCCTCGCTGCTCGTCGACTACGTGATGACGGTGGCCGTCTCCGTCGCCTCGGGGGTCGACAACATCATCTCGGCGATCCCCCAACTGGCCGAGTACCGCGTCCCGTTGGCGCTGGGCTTCGTCGCGGTCCTGACCGCCATGAACCTGCGCGGCACCCGCGAGTCCGGGAACGCCTTCGCGGCGCCGACGTATCTGTTCATCGGCGGCGTACTGATCATGGTCGCGACCGGTCTGGTCCGCTATCTGCTCGGTGACGCGCCGGTCGCCGAGAGCGCGAAGTACGGCGTGACACCAGAACCCGGGGACGCGGATCTCGCCGGGCTGGCACTGCTGATGCTGGTGCTGCGGGCCTTCTCGTCCGGCTGTACGGCACTGACGGGTGTGGAGGCGATCTCCAACGGCGTACCGGCGTTCCGCAGACCCAAGTCGCAGAACGCGGCGGCCACGATGGTGGCGATGGGGGCCATCGCGATCGTCATGTTCGTCGGTGTCACGACGCTCGCGATCGTGTCCAAGGTACGCATCACCGATGACGCGTGCCGCCTCACCGGCCTGGACGGCAGCTGCGAGAGCCATACGCAGCGCACGGTCATCGCGCAGATCGCGGCGGCCGTGTTCGGCGGTGAGAACAGTGTCGGTTTCTACTTCATCCAGGCGGCCACCGCGCTGGTGCTGGTCCTCGCCGCGAACACCGCGTTCAACGGCTTCCCGCTGCTCTCCTCGATCCTCGCCCAGCATCGCTATCTGCCGCGTCAGCTGCACAACCGCGGCGACCGGCTCGCCTTCTCCAACGGCATCGTGGCCCTCGCGCTCGTCGCCGGTCTGCTGCTGTGGGGCTTCCGGGCGAACGTCACGAACCTCATCCACCTCTACATCCTGGGCGTGTTCACCTCGTTCACGCTGTCGCAGACGGGCATGGTCCGGCACTGGAACCGTGAGCTGCGCACCACGACCGACCCCGCGCTGCGGCGGCGCCGCCACTCGGCGCGCCTGATCAACGCGCTGGGCGCGGTGGTCACCGGCCTCGTCCTGGTGATCGTGCTCGCCACGAAGTTCCTCCAGGGCGCATGGCTGGCGGTGCTCGCCGCGATCGTGCTGTGGGTGATGATGCGGGGCATCCGCCGGCACTACGACGCCACCTCCGCGGAACTCGCCGTGACGGACCCCCGTGAGGAACTCGTCCCGCCCTCAAGAGTGTTGGGCATCGTGCTGGTCTCAACTCTGCACAAGCCGACCCTGCGGACACTGTCGTACGCGCGTGCCTTGCGGCCCGACCGGCTGGAGGCGCTGACGGTGTCGGTGGACCGCGACGAGGCCCTCGCGCTGCGGGAGCGCTGGGAGGAGTACGGCATCGACGTGCCCCTCAAGGTCATCGACTCGCCCTATCGCGAGGTGACCCGGCCGGTGGTCGAGTATGTGCGCTCACTGCGGAGAGAGAGCCCGCGGGACGTCGTGGCGGTGTTCATCCCCGAGTACGTCGTCGGCCACTGGTGGGAGAACCTGCTGCACAACCAGTCCGCCCTCTGGCTGAAGAGCCGTCTGCTGTTCACGCCCGGCGTGATGGTCACCAGCGTTCCCTGGCAGCTGAGCTCCTCGGCACACGCCGACCGCCCCACCGCCCGGGCACCGGGCTCGGTCCGCCGCGGCGAGCCGGCCGGCACGAGGACGCGGGAGGACAGCGACCTGAACCGGCGCTGA
- a CDS encoding VOC family protein produces the protein MASRLNPYISFDGDARQALEFYKEVLGGTLALNTFGESGMTDSPEADKIMHGMLETPSGFTLMGADTPPGMGYTAGGNFSVSLSGDDEAELRGYWEKLSAGGTVAVPLEKQMWGDVFGMCTDRFGIPWMVNISEAQG, from the coding sequence ATGGCCTCGCGCCTCAATCCGTACATCAGCTTCGACGGTGACGCCCGGCAGGCGTTGGAGTTCTACAAGGAGGTCCTCGGCGGCACCTTGGCGCTGAACACCTTCGGGGAGTCCGGTATGACGGACAGCCCCGAAGCGGACAAGATCATGCACGGCATGCTGGAGACGCCGAGCGGTTTCACGCTGATGGGAGCCGACACCCCGCCGGGCATGGGGTACACCGCGGGCGGCAACTTCTCGGTGAGCCTCAGCGGCGACGACGAAGCCGAACTGCGCGGCTACTGGGAGAAGCTGTCCGCCGGCGGCACGGTGGCCGTCCCGCTCGAGAAGCAGATGTGGGGCGACGTGTTCGGCATGTGTACGGACCGGTTCGGCATCCCCTGGATGGTCAACATCAGCGAGGCACAGGGCTGA
- a CDS encoding SAV_915 family protein, producing MTDLACAEDPEPSERFPAGPLYVPVRPGPAGCSTRLFRTPLGVRTAVGFTSRDRLTATLGDGQAWIRLAEPVLRALTEPLGVTTVTVDPQLSAPLAGPAPRAWDPRVAEVPRASGATARAVRAVRAV from the coding sequence ATGACAGACCTCGCGTGCGCCGAAGACCCGGAGCCCTCAGAACGGTTCCCGGCCGGACCCCTGTACGTACCCGTCCGGCCGGGACCAGCAGGATGCTCGACCCGGCTGTTCCGCACACCCCTCGGGGTCCGGACCGCCGTCGGCTTCACCAGCCGTGACCGGCTGACCGCCACCCTCGGCGACGGACAGGCCTGGATCCGGCTCGCCGAGCCCGTGCTCCGCGCCCTCACCGAACCGCTAGGCGTCACCACGGTCACCGTGGACCCCCAGCTCTCCGCACCCCTGGCCGGACCAGCGCCCCGCGCATGGGATCCGCGGGTCGCCGAGGTGCCGCGCGCGAGCGGGGCGACCGCCCGCGCCGTACGGGCCGTACGGGCCGTCTGA